Within the Bernardetia sp. genome, the region AGAACAGCGCAAAACAATAGCCAAAATTCAAAGTTTTATGGGACAAGATAAGGGTTCTATCTTGTGCTTACCGTTTTTCAGGTCTTAAACAACTTGTCACTGTTCTGTGGCTCACAGAACAGCAAATATCTATTGATATTCAGTACTCTAATGAGATAGACATTCTTTCTAAAAGGATGTCTATTTTTTATTTTCCAATACTACAATAACATCCAATTTCTCCTGTTTTATGTATTTGTAACTTGAAATTGTACATTTATTCGTACTTTTAGAAATTATCTATTTACTCCTTATCTTATTTTATCTATGAAGTTATTACAACCCAAGTTATTTGCTTTTTCGCTCTTTTTCTGTTTGTTTTTTATGAGTTTTTCTAGTCTGTATGCCCAAGATGCTAATCAGCTTTTGCAAGAAGGAATAGCTCTGCACGACAAAGGAAAATACAATGAAGCCTTAAAAAAATATGAAGAAGCTCTCAAAATAGTTCCTAAATCGCCAGTTATTCTCTATGAAATGGCACTTACCTATTTTCACAAACGAGACTATAAGACGGCTATCAAGTATAGTGATAAGGTTATTAAATCTAACTCCACAAGTACAGAACAAGGCTATATTATTAAAGGCTCTGCATTAGATATGCTCGGAAAGACCAAAAAGTCTATCAAATTGCTTGATGGTGCAGCTAAAAAATACCCTCAGAATCATCTAATACGCTACAATCTTGCTCTCAATTATTATAAAATAGGAGACTTAAAGAAAGCTGAAGAAGAACTGATGAACTCTATTGGTCTGAATCCAGAGCATGCTAGTAGTCACCTCATACTTGGTTTTGTAGAGTATGATAGGGGACGAAAAATTCCTAGTATGATGGCTTTAAATTTTTTCTTGCTTTTAGAACCTTCATCCCAGAGGTCAGAAAAAGCATTCGAAATATTACAAAAACAACTTGTAGGTAATGTAAAGAAAAATGGGAATAATGAGTTTACGATTAATATTGGAGGAGCAAAAGATGATGAGTTTACAGTCATTGAGATGGCAATGTCATTAGTCAATGCTACAAAAGCTATGTATTCTAGCAAAGAATTAGAAGATTCTATCAATGAAAAACTAGAAGAAAACGACAGCACCAAAACAGAAAAAATAGTGTTGTTTGATGACTTAGATACAGAAGAAGGAAAATTCAGATTTAATACAAAAAGTTTTTTTAGTCTCTTAGAGTCTAAGGATAATAAAGAAAATATTTGGTGGTCGTTGTATGCACCTATTTTTCATGCACTCTCAGAGTCTGAGCATCTGGAAACATACTGTTACTGGGTTAGTCAGTCTTCTAGTGAAAAGGCTGCCAAGTGGGTAGAGGAAAACACAGAAAAAGTAACAGAGCTTAAAAAGTGGTTGGCTAGAAACTAAAAATAAAACCCTCTTTGATGGTTGCGTTTGAACCTCAACGAGGGTTTATTATTTAAAATTTTTTGTAGAGGATTTGTTACAAAACTCCTTTTGTAGAAGGCAATTCGGAAGAGCCTGTATGAGTTTTTGCCATTTTTAGGGCTTTAGCAAAAGCTTTAAAGATGGCTTCAATTTTATGATGCTCGTTAGCTCCTTCGTTTGGTTCTGCCTTGATATTGATATTTGATTTTGATGTATCACTAAGCGATTTGAAGAAGTGCATAAACATTTCTGTCGGAACATCTCCAATTTTTTCTCGCTTAAAATCAGCTTCCCAAACTAGCCATGGTCTGCCTCCAAAATCAAGGGCAACTTGTGCCAAAACTTCGTCCATTGGCAGACAAAAACCATAGCGTTCGATACCTCGTTTGTTTCCAAAGGCTTTCAAAAGAGCTTCCCCAAGAGCTAAAGCTGTATCTTCGATAGTGTGATGCTCGTCTATATGCAAATCTCCTTTAGTCTGAATTTTCAAATCTACTTCTCCATGTTTGGCAATTTGCTCTAACATGTGGTCAAAAAAGGCAAGACCCGTATGGATGTCTGCTTTTCCTGTGCCATCCAAATCTATTTCTATATCAATATCTGTTTCTTTGGTTGTGCGTTTTACTTTTCCGATTCTTGAACCAAATTTTGCCTGTGGAGCAAGTAAAAAGTCTTTTATTGCTGTCCAGTCTTCACTTACGAAAGTACAAGTTTTAGCAAGCTCTGGATTTTCTTCCTTGATTTTTTTATCATCTTCTGCAATCAAAATTCCTTTACAACCTAAGTTTTTAGCTAGTTGAATATCACTAAATCTGTCACCTAAAACAAAAGAATTTTGTATATCAAAGTTAGGGTTGTTTAGATAATGTTTTACTAATCCAATTTCTGGCTTACGATTAGGCGATTTTTCATGAGGAAACGTTTTGTCAATTAAAATTTCATCGAACACGATGCCTTCATTTTCTAGCGTTTTGAGCATTTTGTTGTGGGCAGGATGAAACGTATGTTCTGGAAAACTTACTGTTCCTAATCCATCTTGATTTGTTACCATCACAAAATGATACTCGTTGCTGGCTTTTAGTTCATAAAGGTTTCTCAAAACGGTTGGCAGAAACTCTAGTTTTTCCAATGAATCTATCTGTTCATCGGCAGGTTCTTTTATGATAGTGCCGTCACGGTCTATAAAGAGAATTTTTTTCATTTTATAAATGTAGGGTAGTGAATAGTTGAGAATAGAATACAAAAATAATAGAAAATAACCAGTTTTTATCTGCTTTCTACTAATTGCAACTCCACTGGCAAATCATCTTCACATGTTTCCAAAAGCTCTTGATTCGTCTTTTTCAAAGTAGGATGAACAAAATTAGGTGCAATTTCAGCCAAAGGAACAAGTGTAAAACGACGCTGATGTAAAAATGGATGAGGTATTTTTAAATTTTCTTCATCTACAACCTCATTTTCATAGTAGAGAATATCAATGTCTATCGTACGAGCATACCATTTCTGATAACGCTTTCTACCTAATTTTTTCTCTATTTCATTTATCTGAGTGAGAGTTTTTTGAGAAGAGAGTAAAGACGAAACTTCCACCACTTGATTGAGAAAAGCAGGCTGATTTTCTACGCCCCACGCTGCCGTTTGATAGATAGAAGAAACCT harbors:
- the folK gene encoding 2-amino-4-hydroxy-6-hydroxymethyldihydropteridine diphosphokinase; translation: MKTIFLLLGGNLGDRNENLAAAREYISVQIGTIQKVSSIYQTAAWGVENQPAFLNQVVEVSSLLSSQKTLTQINEIEKKLGRKRYQKWYARTIDIDILYYENEVVDEENLKIPHPFLHQRRFTLVPLAEIAPNFVHPTLKKTNQELLETCEDDLPVELQLVESR
- the hisB gene encoding bifunctional histidinol-phosphatase/imidazoleglycerol-phosphate dehydratase HisB encodes the protein MKKILFIDRDGTIIKEPADEQIDSLEKLEFLPTVLRNLYELKASNEYHFVMVTNQDGLGTVSFPEHTFHPAHNKMLKTLENEGIVFDEILIDKTFPHEKSPNRKPEIGLVKHYLNNPNFDIQNSFVLGDRFSDIQLAKNLGCKGILIAEDDKKIKEENPELAKTCTFVSEDWTAIKDFLLAPQAKFGSRIGKVKRTTKETDIDIEIDLDGTGKADIHTGLAFFDHMLEQIAKHGEVDLKIQTKGDLHIDEHHTIEDTALALGEALLKAFGNKRGIERYGFCLPMDEVLAQVALDFGGRPWLVWEADFKREKIGDVPTEMFMHFFKSLSDTSKSNINIKAEPNEGANEHHKIEAIFKAFAKALKMAKTHTGSSELPSTKGVL
- a CDS encoding tetratricopeptide repeat protein, coding for MKLLQPKLFAFSLFFCLFFMSFSSLYAQDANQLLQEGIALHDKGKYNEALKKYEEALKIVPKSPVILYEMALTYFHKRDYKTAIKYSDKVIKSNSTSTEQGYIIKGSALDMLGKTKKSIKLLDGAAKKYPQNHLIRYNLALNYYKIGDLKKAEEELMNSIGLNPEHASSHLILGFVEYDRGRKIPSMMALNFFLLLEPSSQRSEKAFEILQKQLVGNVKKNGNNEFTINIGGAKDDEFTVIEMAMSLVNATKAMYSSKELEDSINEKLEENDSTKTEKIVLFDDLDTEEGKFRFNTKSFFSLLESKDNKENIWWSLYAPIFHALSESEHLETYCYWVSQSSSEKAAKWVEENTEKVTELKKWLARN